GAGGGTTTCGACGTCAACAATATCTGCGTAATCGTGCCGCTGCGTTCGTCGAAGGCGCAAATCCTGCTGGAACAGACCATCGGCCGCGGCCTGCGCCTGATGTGGCGTGAGCCGGAGTACGCCGACAGCAAGCACGAGAACCGTGAGCGCATCAATCGCGGTGAGGAACCGGAAAGCCTGATCGACATCCTCTCGATCGTCGAGCATCCGGCGTTCCAGAGCTTCTACGACGAACAGCTCGGCAAGGATCTGGTTGGCGAAACGGGCGACGACGAAGGCAGCGGCATCGGCGACCTGGTCACGGTGGAACTGCGGTCGGATTACGAAAAATACGATTTCGCGATCCCTTTCATCCTGCGCGAAGCCGAGGATACGCTGGAGCATCTGCCGATCGACGTCGCCGCGTTGCAACCGTTCTCCGCCATGACGCGCACGCAGCTCAGCGAACTGGTCGGCAAGGGCGATACCTTCACTTCGCACGACCTGCAGAGCAGCACGCTGTTCGGCGACTACCGCGTGGACGGCGCGGTGATGAACGTCGGCGGCTACAACGAATTGCTGTCGCGCCTGACGCGGCGGATCACGCAGGCGTTGAGCCAGCCGCTGACGACCGGCAGGAAGGTCGCGGAGCAGTGGGCCAAGCCGTACACGCAAGTCAGTTCCGCGGCGTTGGCGGCGGCCATCGACGATTACATTCGCGAACGCCTGTTCCGCGAGGACTTCGAACCCTTCGAGGACGAGCAGTGGCGCCTGCTGATGCTGCAGCCGGTGGTGGAGCACATCGTCAAGGTGTTCGCGCTGGCGCTGGTCAAGGCCGAGGACCATGCGATCACCGGCGAAACCGAGGTGCGTCATCGCCGGCTTTCGGAAGTCGCGAAACTGATGATGCGCGAAAGCGCGTCCATGGACGTGACCAAATGCATCTACCCGCGCCTGCCGTATCCAAGCCGCAGTGGTGGCCTGGAGCGCGCCTTCATCGAATGGGCGCTGCGCGATACCGGTATCACGGCGTTCTGCAAGATCAGCGAGAACCGCCACGACTTCGTACGGCTGCGCTACGTGAAGGACAACGGTCTGCCGGCGTTCTACTTCCCGGATTTCCTGGTGCGCACGGCGGACGCGATTTACCTGGCCGAAACCAAGGCGCAGGACCAGACCAGCCATCCGAACGTGTTGCGCAAGCGCAAGGCCGCCACGGCCTGGTGCGAGCGCATCAACGAATTGCCGCCGGAGCTGCGCGGTGGCTTTCTATGGCACTACGCCCTGGTCGGCGAGTCGGTCTTTCACGACTGGCGACGGAAAGGCGCGCGTCTTGGCGAGCTGTTGGCATTCTCAAAGGTGAGAGAAGCCCCGAGGCGACAGGCGCAGGGCGGATTGAACCTCGAAAACTGAGGCTTGCCTGACTCGAATGTTCATCGGGGCTGAACGGCAGCATGAGATTGCCTTGACGCCATCGCGCGGGCCGCGTGAAGTGGAAGGGCCACGGAGTGTGGCGCGCCTTGTCGCTGCGCGTTGCGCGCGCGACTCGGACTTTCCTCAAGCAAGGAGGTTCCATGAAACGCCTGCATTCGTTTTCCCGTCTCGCCGCAGCTTTTGCACTGGCCTGCGCCGCTCCGATCGCATTGGCGCAGACGGCGCCGCCGCCGCAGAACCAGCCGGGCGTCACGCACGCGCCGCCTTTCCGGACCACGCCACAGGCCCAGACCCAGCAACAGTTACCCGCGCGCATTCCCAAGGCCAGCGCGTCCAGCAACGTGAAGGGCCAGCACGACATGGCGGGCACGGTGCAGTCGGTCGATCCGAACGGCATGGTCCAGGTCCAGACCGGCCTCGGCAACCTGACGGTGCATTTCCCCAACGCCGCCCAGAACCTGAAGAAGGGCGACAAGATCATCCTGCACCTGAGTTACTCGATGGACACCTCGGGCGCGACCGGACCAGCAGCTTCCAAGTAGGCAGAAATGCATCGAACCGTCGATCCCGCCCGATCGGCGGTTCCGTTCCGGGCGGCCGCCAAGGTTATGCCGTGCTGAACGTTGTCCGCGTGGGGGCGGCGAATGCTCGCTTTGGTCATGCGGGTGTGCTACCAATGGCGGCCTGAAAAGTGGCCCACGCGAGAGCTGGCAATGTCGGCAGCATTGCAGCACAACAATGAGTCCAACCGGATCGCCGACGACGACGTGGAGGCGCGTGTCTGCGCGCTGCTGGTCGAGCGCGGGCGCTTGAAGGAAGAAGACCTCGCGCGCGCCGAACGCCTGCTCATCGAAGCGCCGGAAACGCGCCTGACCGCGCTGCTGGCGCGGCTCGGCCTGGTGTCCGAACGCGACCTCGCCGAAGCCTGGGCCGAGACCCTGCGCTTGCCATTGCTGTCGGCCAAGGATGCGCCGGACACGCCGCCCGAAACCACGTTCGGCGTGCGTTTCATGAAGCAATACCACGCGGTGCCGGTGGCGGAATCGGACGCAGGATTGCAACTGGCCACGGCCGATCCGGGCGATGCTTACGTATCGCACGCGGTGCAGCTGGCCTGCGGACGCCCGGTGTCGCTCATCGTCGCGGCGCGTTCCGAAATCGACGACTTGATCGAGCGCTGGTTCGGCGCGGGACGCAGCGCGCTCGGCACCATCGTGGAAGGCCTCGAGGGCGAAGGCGGCGGGCATTCGGGCGACGACGACATCGAACACCTGCGCGATCTTGCGTCCGAAGCGCCGGTGATCCGCCTCGTCAACCTGCTGATCCAGCGCGCGGTGGAAGCGCGCGCGTCGGACATCCACATCGAACCGTTCGAAAACCGTTTGAAGGTGCGCTACCGCATCGACGGCGTACTGCACGAAGTCGAGGCGCCGCCGGCGTCGTCCACCGCGGCGGTGATTTCGCGCATCAAGATCATGGCGCGCATGAACATCGCCGAGCGCCGCCTGCCGCAGGACGGCCGCATCATGTTGCGCGTGCAGGGCAAGGAACTGGACCTGCGCGTATCGTGCATCCCGACCAGCTTCGGCGAATCGGTGGTGATGCGCATCCTCGACCGCGGCAGCGTGGTGCTGGATTTCGATTCGCTGGGTTTCGACGAATCCACGTTGCCCGCGTTCCTGCGCGTGCTGGAACAGCCGCACGGGATCCTGCTCGTCACTGGCCCGACCGGTTCGGGCAAGACCACCACGCTTTACACCGCGCTGTCGAAGATCAACACGCCCGACCGCAAGATCATCACCGTCGAGGACCCGGTCGAATACCAGATCGAAGGCATCAACCAGATGCAGGTGAAGCCGCAAATCGGGCTGGATTTCGCGGGCGCGCTGCGTTCGATCGTGCGCCAGGACCCCGACGTCATCATGATCGGCGAAATGCGCGACCTGGAAACCTGCAAGATCGCGATCCAGTCGGCGCTCACCGGGCATCTCGTGTTGTCGACGTTGCATACCAACTCCGCCGCGGGCGGCCTGACGCGCCTGCTGGACATGGGCGTAGAGGATTACCTGATCGCGTCCACCGTCAACGCGATCCTTGCGCAACGTTTGGTGCGCCGGCTCGATCCGTCGAGCGCGGAAGCCTACGAGCCGCTGCCGGAACTGGTTGCGGAACTCGGGCTGGACAAACTCACTTCGCATCGCCCGATCCGTTTGTACCGCCCGAAACCTTCCGCGGAAAACCCCAGCGGTTTCCGTGGACGGCTCGCGATCATCGAACAATTGACGATGAACGACGCGCTGCGTCGCTTGCTGATGCAGCATGCCGATGCCTCCGACATCGAACGCGCGGCGCGCCAGAGCGGCATGCGCACGATGTACGAGGATGGGTTGCGCAAGGCGTTGGCGGGGCTCACGACGGTTGAAGAGGTGTTGCGTGTTACGCAAGAAGATTGAATGCGGGGACCAGGGACCAGGGACCAGGGACCGGAAGCAGACGGCTCCCGTGCATTTTGCCGGTCCCCGGTCCCTTGTCCCTGGTCCCCGTTGACGTATGCCTGCATTTCGCTACAAAGCCGTCACGCCCAGCGGCGAGACCGTGGAAGGGCGGATGGACGCGTCGTCCGCCGATGACGTGATCGCGCGCCTGCAGGAACAGGGCAACGTGCCGCTGGAAGCGAGCGACGCCACGGGTGGCGGGTCGCTGTTCGGCGGGCTGCGCAAGAAAACCTTGTCCGGCGCGGCGCTGGTCGAGTTCACCGAACAACTCGGGATTCTTTTGCA
The genomic region above belongs to Rhodanobacteraceae bacterium and contains:
- a CDS encoding General secretion pathway protein E; this translates as MSAALQHNNESNRIADDDVEARVCALLVERGRLKEEDLARAERLLIEAPETRLTALLARLGLVSERDLAEAWAETLRLPLLSAKDAPDTPPETTFGVRFMKQYHAVPVAESDAGLQLATADPGDAYVSHAVQLACGRPVSLIVAARSEIDDLIERWFGAGRSALGTIVEGLEGEGGGHSGDDDIEHLRDLASEAPVIRLVNLLIQRAVEARASDIHIEPFENRLKVRYRIDGVLHEVEAPPASSTAAVISRIKIMARMNIAERRLPQDGRIMLRVQGKELDLRVSCIPTSFGESVVMRILDRGSVVLDFDSLGFDESTLPAFLRVLEQPHGILLVTGPTGSGKTTTLYTALSKINTPDRKIITVEDPVEYQIEGINQMQVKPQIGLDFAGALRSIVRQDPDVIMIGEMRDLETCKIAIQSALTGHLVLSTLHTNSAAGGLTRLLDMGVEDYLIASTVNAILAQRLVRRLDPSSAEAYEPLPELVAELGLDKLTSHRPIRLYRPKPSAENPSGFRGRLAIIEQLTMNDALRRLLMQHADASDIERAARQSGMRTMYEDGLRKALAGLTTVEEVLRVTQED